From Deltaproteobacteria bacterium, the proteins below share one genomic window:
- a CDS encoding 2-oxoacid:ferredoxin oxidoreductase subunit beta has protein sequence MNKKVQLNKSDFESHLEVRWCPGCGDYSVLAAVQRYLASIGEPIEKHVFVSGIGCSSRFPYYMNTYGFHTIHGRAPAIAMGLKIARPDLSVWVVTGDGDLLSIGGNHFLHMLRRNPNIKVLLLNNQIYGLTKGQYSPTSTKGKVTKSSPAGSPDTPINPIQLALGAQATFVARVIDVDAQNLTEVLSEAYTHRGTALIEIYQNCNIFNDGAFDRIRGRDERAQYQLLLRHNAPLVFGRNSENGLIVENGRARAVEIGSNSSESVAKFGITTYDVTNFSLAMAMATIPQTDDACVPMGVFYKVDRPCIEDVLAEQLKDARKKAQLSSSAKDNLEELYLSGNTWTIR, from the coding sequence ATGAATAAAAAAGTGCAGCTAAACAAATCCGACTTCGAATCCCACTTGGAAGTTCGCTGGTGCCCGGGGTGTGGCGATTATTCGGTTTTAGCGGCTGTGCAGCGCTACCTAGCATCGATTGGCGAGCCCATTGAGAAGCACGTCTTCGTTTCCGGAATAGGATGCTCGTCTCGTTTCCCCTATTACATGAACACATATGGCTTTCACACCATTCACGGCCGTGCGCCAGCGATTGCGATGGGCTTAAAAATCGCCCGACCAGATTTGTCCGTATGGGTAGTTACTGGGGATGGAGATTTATTGAGCATCGGCGGGAACCATTTTCTACACATGCTTAGAAGAAACCCGAATATTAAGGTCTTGCTGCTAAATAACCAAATTTATGGCCTTACCAAGGGCCAGTATTCGCCAACCTCTACAAAGGGCAAGGTCACTAAATCCTCTCCCGCTGGGTCACCAGACACGCCGATTAACCCAATTCAACTGGCATTGGGTGCACAGGCAACATTTGTAGCTCGCGTCATAGATGTAGATGCGCAGAATCTCACAGAAGTGCTCTCAGAAGCGTATACACATAGGGGCACCGCTTTAATAGAAATATATCAAAACTGCAATATATTTAATGACGGGGCATTTGATCGCATTCGAGGAAGAGACGAAAGAGCGCAATATCAACTACTGCTTAGACACAATGCGCCATTAGTGTTTGGAAGGAATAGCGAAAATGGGTTAATAGTCGAAAATGGTCGAGCAAGAGCTGTGGAAATTGGGTCTAACAGTTCGGAAAGCGTAGCAAAATTTGGGATAACTACCTACGACGTTACTAACTTTAGCCTAGCCATGGCAATGGCTACTATTCCGCAAACCGACGATGCATGCGTTCCGATGGGGGTTTTCTACAAGGTTGACAGGCCCTGTATCGAAGATGTATTGGCGGAACAATTAAAGGATGCGCGCAAGAAAGCCCAGCTATCTTCGTCGGCAAAAGATAATTTAGAAGAATTATATCTTTCTGGAAATACATGGACGATAAGGTAG
- a CDS encoding 2-oxoacid:acceptor oxidoreductase subunit alpha: MEGNKKRPIRQEQLASVVIRFAGDSGDGIQLTGSQFTDESALVGNDVVTLPNFPAEIRAPAGTIAGVSGFQIHFSSSDIYSPGDRPDVLVALNPAALKLNLKDLKLGGILILNEDAFTPKALSRVGFANNPCQDEKLLSSYRTFVVPITQLTKEALVESGLSAREVERCKNFFVLGLTLWLFGRPTDMTSKWIETKFKNKSELASANAKVLQAGYSYAEATEIFDVSYCVPPAPLEPGRYRNLSGSALTAYGLVSAAQKSGLPLFFASYPITPASELLHELARFKKYGVITFQAEDEIAAMCAIIGASYGGALALTCCSGPGFSLKAEALGLAVMAELPLVVVNVQRAGPSTGLPTKTEQSDLLQAIYGRHGEAPLCVLAASSPSNSFKMAYEACRIATKYMTPVILLSDGYIAMGSEPWKIADPDELSLFEVAFTEVNNNPGGRFLAYKRDEATLARPWVKAGTKDLAHRIGGLEKENETGDVSYDANNHHLMCQLRAEKINRIAQEIPPLSVEGPSDAELLLLGWGGTEGILREALKVCQANKLPVARLHLHYLNPLPSDLKEVLGRFKHILIPELNFGQLRTLIRDKYLVDARGLNRLTGEIFKVEEVVRAVQEML, from the coding sequence ATGGAAGGCAATAAGAAGAGACCAATTCGCCAAGAGCAATTAGCATCGGTGGTCATTCGCTTTGCGGGAGATTCCGGCGATGGAATTCAGCTAACGGGTAGCCAGTTTACGGATGAATCGGCCTTGGTGGGAAACGACGTAGTTACTCTACCAAATTTTCCGGCCGAAATTAGAGCGCCAGCGGGAACTATTGCGGGCGTAAGCGGATTTCAGATTCATTTTAGCAGCAGCGATATTTACTCCCCCGGCGATAGACCGGATGTGCTCGTAGCCTTGAATCCTGCGGCATTAAAGCTCAACTTAAAGGATTTAAAACTAGGTGGGATTCTAATTTTAAATGAAGATGCATTTACGCCCAAAGCTCTTTCGAGAGTTGGCTTTGCAAATAATCCTTGCCAAGACGAAAAACTTCTCAGCAGCTACCGAACTTTTGTCGTTCCCATTACCCAACTTACCAAAGAAGCTTTGGTCGAGAGCGGACTAAGCGCTAGAGAAGTGGAGCGGTGCAAAAACTTTTTTGTATTGGGCCTAACGCTCTGGTTGTTCGGAAGACCTACTGACATGACCAGCAAGTGGATAGAAACCAAGTTTAAAAACAAATCCGAACTGGCAAGTGCGAACGCTAAAGTACTACAAGCAGGCTACTCCTATGCTGAGGCAACGGAAATTTTTGACGTCTCGTATTGCGTTCCTCCTGCGCCGCTCGAGCCTGGTCGATATAGAAATCTAAGCGGAAGCGCCTTAACGGCCTATGGACTCGTATCGGCGGCGCAAAAAAGCGGGCTGCCGTTATTTTTTGCCTCCTACCCAATTACGCCAGCCAGCGAACTGCTGCACGAGCTGGCGCGGTTTAAAAAATACGGCGTTATCACTTTTCAAGCGGAAGATGAAATTGCTGCAATGTGTGCTATTATCGGTGCTTCGTATGGCGGAGCCTTGGCTCTCACGTGTTGCAGCGGACCCGGTTTTTCGCTCAAAGCTGAAGCCTTGGGACTTGCGGTTATGGCAGAACTCCCCTTGGTAGTAGTAAACGTCCAACGCGCAGGACCCTCAACGGGGCTACCGACGAAGACGGAACAATCGGATTTGCTGCAGGCTATTTATGGCAGACATGGCGAAGCTCCGCTATGCGTGTTAGCGGCCTCCTCGCCAAGCAATTCGTTTAAAATGGCTTACGAGGCTTGTAGGATTGCTACAAAATACATGACTCCAGTAATTTTGCTTTCCGATGGCTATATCGCCATGGGTTCTGAACCCTGGAAAATCGCCGATCCAGACGAGCTGTCGCTTTTTGAAGTTGCTTTTACCGAGGTCAATAACAACCCGGGAGGCCGATTTCTTGCATACAAGCGCGACGAAGCAACGCTAGCGCGGCCATGGGTTAAGGCCGGAACCAAAGATCTCGCTCACCGAATTGGTGGTTTAGAAAAGGAGAACGAAACAGGCGATGTCTCGTACGACGCTAACAACCACCACCTCATGTGCCAACTGAGAGCTGAAAAAATTAACCGCATCGCCCAGGAGATTCCACCACTTTCTGTCGAGGGGCCAAGCGATGCCGAGTTGCTGCTACTCGGCTGGGGTGGAACTGAGGGCATATTGCGCGAAGCCTTAAAAGTGTGCCAGGCAAACAAATTGCCCGTAGCGCGCCTACATCTCCATTACTTAAATCCGCTACCTTCTGATTTAAAAGAGGTTCTTGGGCGTTTTAAGCATATCCTAATTCCGGAATTAAACTTCGGACAACTTAGAACCTTGATTCGAGATAAGTATTTAGTCGATGCGCGAGGCTTAAATCGCCTAACGGGCGAAATTTTTAAAGTCGAAGAAGTAGTGCGAGCAGTTCAGGAAATGTTATGA
- a CDS encoding MOSC N-terminal beta barrel domain-containing protein yields MAVISELNIYPVKSLRGISLNHVALGVRGLQYDRNWMLVDEAGKFLSQRQVPELALIGVSLNNDSMVFSKDGQAPLKISLVHERRQPVEVKVWDDMCEATDEGSEASSWFNKALEGKFTSHVRLVRIEDSFRRVVDRELLQDNEVHTAFADRYPYLVVWEEALLILNERLKARGVRPVTMDRFRANIVLKGLPAGASDGDVLALESTNQSYRLRLIKPCKRCKIVGIDQITAQPNDPPNEPLVTLVSMNSDIHDKSAYFGHRAILAKGASHLARVGDEVNALLA; encoded by the coding sequence ATGGCAGTTATTAGTGAACTAAATATTTATCCGGTAAAATCACTGCGCGGCATATCGCTAAATCACGTAGCGTTAGGAGTGCGTGGATTGCAATACGACCGCAACTGGATGTTAGTCGATGAGGCAGGAAAGTTTTTATCTCAAAGACAAGTTCCGGAACTTGCGCTTATCGGGGTATCGCTAAACAATGATTCGATGGTTTTTTCCAAGGACGGTCAAGCACCGTTAAAAATAAGTCTCGTACACGAAAGAAGGCAGCCTGTGGAGGTTAAAGTTTGGGACGATATGTGCGAGGCAACAGACGAAGGATCCGAAGCATCGAGTTGGTTTAACAAAGCATTGGAGGGCAAATTTACTTCTCACGTGCGTCTGGTTCGCATTGAGGATAGCTTTAGGCGAGTAGTCGATAGAGAATTACTGCAAGACAATGAGGTGCACACGGCGTTCGCAGATCGCTATCCCTATCTAGTTGTCTGGGAGGAGGCGCTTCTGATACTAAACGAGCGATTAAAAGCTCGCGGCGTTAGGCCTGTAACAATGGATCGCTTTCGCGCCAACATAGTCCTTAAAGGCCTGCCCGCCGGAGCGAGCGACGGCGACGTGCTGGCTTTGGAATCGACAAATCAATCCTACAGACTAAGGCTTATAAAACCTTGTAAGCGGTGTAAAATCGTAGGCATAGACCAGATAACCGCTCAACCAAACGATCCCCCTAATGAGCCACTCGTCACTCTTGTTTCCATGAATAGCGACATCCACGATAAATCCGCCTATTTTGGCCATAGGGCAATCCTAGCAAAAGGCGCATCGCACCTCGCACGAGTCGGAGACGAGGTCAACGCCTTATTGGCCTAG